A genomic window from Candidatus Bathyarchaeota archaeon includes:
- the nifU gene encoding Fe-S cluster assembly scaffold protein NifU → MYSEKVMDHFKNPRNVGEIENADGVGTVGNPTCGDLMTMYIKVKDEKIEDIKFKTFGCGAAIATSSMTTEMAKGKTIEEAMKISRAEVANNLGGLPPIKMHCSNLAADALHEAIKDYQKKKEDKK, encoded by the coding sequence ATGTATAGTGAAAAAGTTATGGATCATTTCAAAAACCCCCGAAACGTAGGCGAAATCGAAAACGCCGATGGAGTAGGAACAGTAGGCAACCCCACGTGTGGCGACCTGATGACTATGTACATTAAAGTTAAAGACGAAAAAATTGAGGACATTAAATTCAAAACTTTTGGTTGTGGCGCAGCCATAGCTACCAGTAGCATGACCACTGAAATGGCAAAAGGCAAAACCATCGAAGAAGCAATGAAAATCAGTCGGGCAGAAGTAGCCAATAACCTTGGAGGCCTTCCTCCTATCAAAATGCACTGTTCTAACTTAGCTGCCGATGCATTACATGAAGCCATAAAAGACTACCAAAAAAAGAAAGAAGACAAAAAATAA